A region from the Oceanidesulfovibrio marinus genome encodes:
- a CDS encoding VOC family protein codes for MGKEGFGMIRGFDHIVLTVSDPEATAAFYDRALGLPMLRQGGRLAMACGSQKINLHRAGAEIVPHAARPTPGGADFCLRASCSLDAVIRRLEEAGVALGMGPVQRSGALGSMQSVYFRDLDGNLVEIADYQGID; via the coding sequence ATGGGCAAGGAGGGGTTCGGCATGATCAGGGGATTCGACCACATCGTGCTCACGGTGAGCGATCCGGAGGCGACGGCCGCGTTCTATGATCGCGCATTGGGGCTGCCCATGCTCAGGCAGGGCGGCCGCCTGGCCATGGCCTGCGGCTCGCAGAAGATCAATCTCCACCGCGCCGGCGCCGAGATCGTTCCCCACGCTGCCCGGCCCACGCCTGGCGGCGCGGACTTCTGCCTGCGGGCGTCCTGCTCTCTGGATGCTGTGATCCGGCGGCTGGAGGAAGCCGGCGTCGCCTTGGGGATGGGACCTGTGCAACGGAGCGGCGCGCTCGGTTCCATGCAGTCCGTCTACTTCCGCGACCTGGATGGCAATCTCGTTGAGATCGCGGATTACCAGGGAATTGACTGA
- a CDS encoding radical SAM protein, with product MRIAPRLNLPGRPGAKLRLDVVQVAVTSRCNASCVYCPHTMYRKQWINQDLDPALFEAMLPALSGVKRIHLQGWGEPFLHPNLVDFISQAKRAGLHVSTTTNGARLDPKLLEAAVAAGLDDLGLSLAGVTAEENDAIRVSAPFEGVSETIARVHSLASKRPVPTLHIAYMALASHRQSVHRLPALMARLGVSEGVVSALGFAPDRHLEEEGMLARNDEEKRTLRSFRRSMFQLSLAAAFQGINLYYQLPRPKRRKSCPENVDSSLVVGADGQVAPCVMGRLPVKGNCYHWYAGEERLYAPMVFATLDADPAGQLAEAASGQARREFLRTFRNRPPQSCLQCVKRHMAPE from the coding sequence ATGCGCATCGCACCACGTCTCAACCTGCCGGGGCGTCCCGGCGCGAAATTGCGGCTCGACGTAGTCCAGGTAGCCGTCACCAGCCGCTGCAACGCCTCCTGTGTGTACTGTCCGCACACAATGTACCGCAAGCAGTGGATCAACCAGGACCTCGATCCTGCTCTGTTCGAGGCCATGCTGCCTGCGCTGTCCGGGGTGAAGCGCATTCACCTGCAGGGTTGGGGTGAACCGTTTCTGCACCCCAATCTCGTGGACTTCATCAGCCAGGCCAAGAGGGCCGGGCTGCATGTCTCCACCACGACCAACGGCGCACGGCTCGATCCCAAGCTGCTCGAAGCCGCGGTGGCGGCCGGCCTGGACGATCTGGGCCTCTCCCTGGCCGGCGTCACGGCCGAAGAAAACGACGCCATCCGCGTGAGTGCGCCGTTCGAGGGCGTCAGCGAGACCATCGCCCGCGTGCACAGCCTGGCTTCAAAACGCCCCGTGCCCACGCTGCACATCGCCTACATGGCGCTCGCCTCGCACAGGCAGAGTGTCCATCGCCTGCCCGCGCTCATGGCTAGGCTGGGGGTTTCCGAAGGCGTGGTCAGCGCGCTGGGGTTCGCACCCGACAGGCACCTGGAGGAGGAAGGCATGCTGGCGCGAAACGACGAGGAGAAACGGACGCTGCGCTCCTTCCGCCGCTCCATGTTCCAGCTTTCCCTGGCCGCGGCCTTCCAGGGCATCAACCTGTACTACCAGCTCCCCCGGCCCAAACGCAGGAAAAGCTGCCCGGAAAACGTGGACTCGTCCCTGGTGGTGGGAGCGGACGGGCAGGTCGCGCCATGCGTCATGGGCCGGCTGCCTGTGAAGGGCAACTGCTACCACTGGTACGCCGGGGAGGAACGGCTCTACGCCCCGATGGTCTTTGCCACGCTGGACGCCGACCCGGCCGGACAGCTTGCCGAGGCCGCCTCCGGCCAGGCCAGACGCGAGTTCCTGCGGACCTTCCGGAACCGCCCGCCGCAGTCGTGCCTCCAGTGCGTCAAACGGCACATGGCGCCGGAGTAG
- a CDS encoding PAS domain-containing sensor histidine kinase, which translates to MADHEANEGAFHRDLFRAVFEKAPIGVFTSRPDGKNLDVNPALAEMLGYDSPQEVLANLAGLATRLLHDSGERPEDVKIIRQAPDLIVFSYKYTRPDGSSFIAFLHVCTITEPFSGTPYILGLVEDVTDMRNLQDKLAESEQRHRSLFEKAPVGIYQSTPDGTYLSVNPEFARLHGFSSPQELIDEVEDSSVQLYASPQRRRELLATLERHDEAVNFEALARRKDGSTFWSMRNVRLIRDAQGRPERIKGFVTDINERKQLESVREDVESIIRHDLKSPVVAMLAGLKMLSWRPLMDEDMDLVNELMGTAERMLHMLELSNVMHRIEQECYTLEPEPVDVTALLHEVSESMLASFPDRSISLEKPPADQTPCLIMVEPLLARTIVENLMKNALEATPDLGEVTITVSVSEDDVCIVAFHNPLPVPKVMRGRFFDKYATAGKSSGTGLGTYSAKLCTEAMGGCIRMTTSEEDGTTVTVQLPLA; encoded by the coding sequence GTGGCAGATCACGAAGCGAACGAAGGCGCCTTTCATCGAGACCTCTTCCGGGCCGTTTTCGAAAAAGCGCCTATCGGAGTCTTTACTTCCCGACCTGACGGCAAAAACCTCGACGTCAATCCGGCCCTTGCCGAAATGCTGGGCTATGATTCACCGCAGGAGGTGCTCGCCAACCTGGCGGGTCTGGCGACCCGCCTGCTACACGACTCCGGCGAACGGCCCGAGGACGTCAAGATAATCCGGCAGGCCCCGGACCTTATCGTCTTCTCCTACAAGTACACTCGGCCGGACGGCAGCAGCTTCATCGCCTTTCTCCACGTCTGCACCATCACGGAGCCGTTCTCGGGAACGCCGTACATCCTCGGTCTTGTGGAAGACGTTACGGATATGCGGAACCTGCAGGACAAGCTTGCGGAAAGCGAACAACGCCACCGCTCGCTTTTTGAAAAAGCACCCGTGGGCATCTACCAGTCCACGCCCGATGGCACGTATCTGTCCGTCAACCCGGAGTTCGCGCGGCTCCACGGGTTCTCCTCGCCACAGGAGCTGATCGACGAGGTCGAGGACAGCTCGGTGCAGCTCTACGCCAGCCCCCAACGCCGGCGGGAGCTTCTGGCCACCCTTGAACGCCATGACGAGGCCGTCAACTTCGAGGCCCTGGCCCGGCGCAAGGACGGCTCCACGTTCTGGTCCATGCGCAACGTGCGTCTCATCCGCGACGCGCAAGGACGGCCCGAACGCATCAAGGGCTTCGTCACGGACATCAACGAGCGCAAGCAGCTCGAATCGGTGCGCGAGGATGTGGAGAGCATCATCCGCCACGACCTCAAGAGCCCTGTTGTGGCAATGCTCGCTGGCCTCAAGATGCTTTCCTGGCGGCCGCTCATGGACGAGGACATGGACCTGGTGAACGAGCTGATGGGCACGGCCGAGCGGATGCTGCACATGCTGGAGCTCTCCAACGTCATGCATCGGATCGAGCAGGAGTGCTACACCCTCGAACCCGAGCCTGTGGACGTCACCGCTCTGCTCCACGAGGTCTCGGAGTCCATGCTCGCCAGCTTTCCGGACAGGAGCATCTCCCTGGAAAAGCCCCCGGCCGACCAGACGCCCTGCCTCATCATGGTGGAGCCGCTGCTTGCCCGCACCATCGTGGAAAACCTGATGAAAAACGCCCTGGAGGCAACGCCGGACCTTGGAGAGGTCACGATCACGGTTTCGGTTTCGGAAGACGATGTGTGCATCGTCGCCTTCCACAACCCGCTGCCCGTGCCCAAGGTCATGCGCGGCCGATTCTTCGACAAGTACGCCACGGCCGGCAAGTCCTCGGGCACCGGCCTGGGCACATACTCGGCCAAGCTCTGCACCGAGGCCATGGGCGGCTGCATCAGGATGACAACCTCGGAGGAAGACGGTACCACGGTCACGGTGCAACTCCCGCTGGCGTAA